The [Actinobacillus] rossii genome contains a region encoding:
- a CDS encoding putative deoxyribonucleotide triphosphate pyrophosphatase, whose protein sequence is MKQKIVLATGNKGKVKEMADVLANFGFEVIAQTDLGIENPEETGLTFVENAILKARHAAKVSGLPAIADDSGLAVDALGGAPGLYSARYAGVEGENADALNRQKLLQELANVPTEKRQAKFVSCIVLLQHETDPTPIIAEGECHGSILFEEKGHHGFGYDSLFYSLEKGCTFAELETSEKKKISHRARALVVLKEKLSK, encoded by the coding sequence ATGAAACAGAAAATAGTACTTGCTACAGGTAATAAAGGCAAAGTGAAAGAAATGGCAGATGTGTTAGCGAATTTTGGTTTTGAAGTGATCGCACAGACAGATTTAGGTATCGAAAATCCTGAAGAAACGGGATTAACTTTTGTGGAAAATGCCATTTTGAAAGCGCGTCATGCGGCAAAAGTTTCAGGCTTGCCAGCTATTGCCGATGACAGTGGTTTAGCTGTTGATGCTCTGGGCGGTGCACCAGGGCTGTATTCAGCCCGTTATGCTGGTGTTGAAGGCGAGAATGCAGATGCACTCAATCGTCAAAAATTATTACAAGAACTGGCAAATGTCCCTACAGAAAAACGTCAGGCTAAATTTGTGAGCTGTATTGTGTTGTTACAGCATGAAACTGATCCCACACCTATTATCGCAGAAGGAGAATGTCATGGTTCAATTCTGTTTGAAGAAAAAGGTCATCATGGTTTCGGTTATGACAGCCTTTTCTATAGCCTAGAAAAAGGTTGTACGTTTGCAGAATTAGAAACATCTGAGAAGAAAAAAATTTCTCATCGTGCACGTGCTTTAGTCGTGCTAAAAGAGAAGTTATCTAAATAA
- the ispH gene encoding 4-hydroxy-3-methylbut-2-enyl diphosphate reductase, with protein MKIILANPRGFCAGVDRAISIVELALEIHGAPIYVRHEVVHNRFVVNGLRERGAIFVEELDEIPDGAIVIFSAHGVSQAVRQEAKRRELKVFDATCPLVTKVHMQVARASRKGTKAILIGHEGHPEVQGTMGQYDNENGGIFLVESVEDIAKLNIKGDDDLTFMTQTTLSLDDTAETIEALKAKYPNIQGPRKNDICYATTNRQQAVRELAKQTDLVLVVGSKNSSNSNRLAELATRMGVQARLIDGAEDIDPVWLENVNAIGLTAGASAPEVLVQSVIARLKELGAADVENLQGVEENMFFEVPKELRINE; from the coding sequence ATGAAGATTATCTTAGCCAACCCACGTGGCTTTTGTGCCGGCGTGGATCGTGCAATTAGTATTGTAGAACTTGCTCTTGAGATTCATGGCGCGCCGATTTATGTCCGACATGAAGTCGTACACAATCGTTTCGTGGTGAACGGATTGCGTGAGCGTGGCGCGATTTTTGTGGAAGAATTGGATGAAATTCCTGATGGCGCAATTGTGATTTTCTCTGCCCATGGAGTTTCTCAGGCGGTACGTCAAGAAGCGAAACGCCGAGAATTGAAAGTCTTTGATGCCACTTGCCCATTAGTGACTAAAGTGCATATGCAAGTTGCCCGCGCAAGCCGTAAAGGAACTAAAGCGATTCTTATTGGTCATGAAGGGCATCCAGAAGTACAAGGCACAATGGGGCAATATGATAATGAGAACGGTGGGATCTTTTTAGTAGAAAGCGTGGAAGATATTGCTAAACTCAATATCAAAGGCGATGATGATTTAACTTTTATGACCCAAACTACGCTTTCGCTCGATGATACCGCAGAAACCATAGAGGCGTTAAAAGCGAAATATCCGAATATTCAAGGGCCACGTAAAAACGATATTTGTTATGCAACTACTAACCGTCAACAAGCGGTACGTGAGCTAGCGAAACAAACTGATTTAGTTTTAGTCGTGGGGTCAAAAAATTCCTCTAACTCAAATCGTTTAGCTGAACTGGCAACACGAATGGGCGTACAAGCACGTTTAATTGATGGTGCTGAAGATATTGATCCCGTTTGGCTTGAGAATGTTAACGCTATTGGCTTAACTGCAGGAGCATCAGCACCTGAAGTATTAGTTCAATCAGTCATTGCACGTTTGAAAGAACTGGGGGCAGCAGATGTAGAAAATTTGCAAGGCGTAGAAGAAAATATGTTCTTTGAAGTGCCAAAGGAATTACGAATTAACGAATAA
- a CDS encoding helix-hairpin-helix repeat-containing competence protein ComEA translates to MDLPFSLSKLPYFSPHFFYFCEQYSKSAVNLLSVFCKSLKVGVLNIQHNYQGETMTSLKKLLASTLVIGILFSANVMAENVPAPTVATQEPVAQVQPQVQTETVSDKLNINTATATEIQKSLIGIGAKKAEAIVQYREKYGNFTAAEQLLEVQGIGKATLDKNRDRLAF, encoded by the coding sequence ATGGATTTGCCTTTTTCTTTATCAAAACTTCCTTATTTTTCACCGCACTTTTTTTATTTTTGTGAGCAGTATTCCAAAAGTGCGGTCAATCTGTTGTCTGTTTTTTGTAAATCCTTGAAAGTAGGTGTGTTGAATATTCAACATAATTACCAAGGAGAAACTATGACATCGTTGAAAAAACTACTTGCCAGCACTTTAGTTATTGGCATATTATTTAGCGCTAATGTAATGGCAGAAAACGTGCCGGCTCCCACTGTGGCGACACAAGAACCTGTGGCGCAAGTTCAACCTCAAGTTCAGACTGAAACCGTTAGTGATAAGTTAAATATTAATACGGCAACAGCTACAGAAATTCAGAAATCCTTAATTGGTATTGGTGCGAAGAAAGCCGAAGCCATTGTGCAATATCGTGAAAAATATGGTAATTTCACAGCCGCTGAGCAGTTACTTGAAGTACAAGGTATTGGCAAAGCAACGCTGGATAAAAATAGAGATCGACTAGCATTTTAA
- the lspA gene encoding lipoprotein signal peptidase, with protein sequence MKNKASGLSFLWLSAVAFILDLLSKYIVTQNFELYESVNILPIFNLTYARNTGAAFSFLADHSGWQKYFFIVLAIVISAVLVYFLKKNSANQKLQNSAYALIIGGALANMVDRAYNGFVVDFFDFYWQDWHYPVFNVADIAICIGASLLALDAFKNSEKKKE encoded by the coding sequence ATGAAAAATAAAGCTTCAGGTTTGTCCTTCCTCTGGTTAAGTGCGGTCGCTTTTATCCTAGATTTGCTCTCAAAATATATTGTGACGCAAAATTTTGAGCTTTATGAAAGCGTGAATATACTGCCGATTTTTAACTTAACTTATGCACGTAATACTGGTGCTGCATTTAGCTTTTTAGCGGATCATAGCGGCTGGCAAAAATATTTCTTTATAGTACTGGCTATTGTGATCTCAGCGGTATTGGTTTATTTCTTAAAGAAAAATAGCGCAAACCAAAAGTTACAAAATTCCGCTTATGCTTTAATTATTGGCGGTGCGTTAGCGAATATGGTTGATCGTGCTTATAATGGTTTTGTGGTGGATTTCTTTGATTTTTATTGGCAAGATTGGCATTATCCTGTTTTTAATGTCGCGGATATCGCTATTTGTATTGGCGCAAGTTTATTAGCGTTAGATGCATTTAAAAATTCAGAGAAGAAAAAAGAATGA
- a CDS encoding Domain of uncharacterised function (DUF74) produces the protein MLLTTTNNIEGKQVIEYKEIVYGEVVAGTNFIRDFFASFTDIFGGRSRSYESKLTSARQEAINEMIAQAERVGANAIVGVEVNYTSIGSGSKSMFMIVASGTAVVVR, from the coding sequence ATGTTACTGACGACAACAAATAATATTGAAGGTAAACAAGTTATTGAATATAAAGAAATTGTGTATGGCGAAGTCGTCGCAGGAACTAACTTTATTCGTGATTTTTTTGCCAGTTTTACGGATATTTTTGGTGGGCGTTCACGCTCCTATGAAAGTAAGTTGACTTCAGCTCGCCAAGAAGCCATTAATGAAATGATCGCGCAAGCTGAACGTGTCGGTGCTAACGCGATTGTGGGTGTCGAAGTCAATTATACGTCTATTGGTTCAGGCTCTAAAAGTATGTTTATGATTGTAGCCAGTGGCACTGCTGTTGTGGTGCGTTGA